One region of Leishmania panamensis strain MHOM/PA/94/PSC-1 chromosome 28 sequence genomic DNA includes:
- a CDS encoding 2-oxoglutarate dehydrogenase, E2 component, dihydrolipoamide succinyltransferase, putative (TriTrypDB/GeneDB-style sysID: LpmP.28.2560), whose product MLRRVSTRVLPAACSAAQNVSVRFCLAIKVPTIAESISTGKVVNWTKRVGDAVAEDEVICQIESDKLNVDVRAPANGVITKINFEEGADVEVGAELSTMKEGPAPSAAAPQVAAVKSDPPKAAAPTAEAPKAVARAAAEPAATAAVAKPAMHAVAGADPRTKSVRISSMRRRIADRLKASQNTCAMLTTFNEIDMTPLIQLRDKYKDDFHKRHAVKLGLMSPFVKASAMALRDVPIVNASFGKDTIDYHEFVDIAIAVATPRGLVVPVIRDVQNMNLANIETAIADYAARARINKLTMAEMTGGTFTISNGGVFGSWMGTPIINPPHSAILGMHAIKKKAWVVGNEIKIRDIMAVALTYDHRLIDGSDAVTFLVKVKNLIEDPARMVLDLS is encoded by the coding sequence ATGCTCCGTCGTGTGTCGACGCGCGTGTTGCCTGCGGCGTGCAGTGCGGCCCAGAACGTGAGCGTACGCTTCTGCCTGGCCATCAAAGTGCCTACGATTGCCGAGTCCATCAGTACGGGTAAGGTGGTGAACTGGACGAAGAGGGtcggcgacgccgtcgcAGAGGACGAGGTGATTTGCCAGATCGAGTCTGACAAGCTCAACGTCGACGTGCGTGCGCCGGCGAACGGCGTCATTACGAAGATCAACTTCGAGGAAGGGGCTGATGTCGAGGTCGGCGCGGAGCTGTCCACGATGAAGGAGGGCCCGGCGCCATCGGCGGCTGCACCGCAGGTTGCGGCAGTCAAGTCGGACCCAcccaaggcggcggcacctaCGGCAGAGGCACCAAAGGCTGTAGCCCGAGCTGCCGCGGAGCctgctgctactgcggcCGTTGCCAAGCCCGCGATGCACGCCGTTGCCGGCGCGGACCCGCGCACGAAAAGCGtccgcatctcctccatgcgccgccgcatcgctgACCGCCTCAAGGCTAGCCAGAACACGTGCGCGATGCTGACCACCTTCAATGAGATTGACATGACCCCGCTGATTCAGCTGCGCGATAAGTACAAAGACGACTTCCACAAGCGCCATGCTGTCAAGTTGGGGCTAATGTCACCCTTCGTGAAGGCGAGCGCGATGGCGCTCAGGGATGTGCCAATTGTGAACGCATCCTTTGGCAAGGACACCATCGACTACCACGAGTTCGTAGATATCGCGATCGCCGTGGCGACACCACGCGGCCTCGTTGTGCCTGTGATCCGTGATGTGCAGAACATGAATTTGGCAAACATCGAGACCGCCATCGCCGACTACgccgcgcgtgcgcgcatcAACAAGCTGACCATGGCTGAGATGACTGGAGGAACCTTCACCATATCCAACGGTGGCGTCTTTGGGTCTTGGATGGGCACGCCTATCATCAACCCGCCGCATAGCGCGATCCTTGGCATGCACGCAATCAAGAAAAAGGCGTGGGTGGTGGGCAACGAAATTAAGATCCGCGACATCATGGCGGTCGCGCTGACCTACGACCACCGTCTCATTGACGGTAGCGATGCGGTGACCTTCCTAGTCAAGGTGAAAAATCTGATTGAAGACCCGGCGCGTATGGTGCTGGACCTCTCGTAG